A genomic region of Candidatus Pseudomonas phytovorans contains the following coding sequences:
- a CDS encoding protein-glutamate O-methyltransferase CheR codes for MTSERNTDIEISLLIEAIYLKYSYDFRNYSGASIKRRILHALRQFDCLTVSALQERVLHDPGMFMQLLQYLTIPVSEMFRDPGHFLALRNEVVPLLRTWPSIKVWIAGCSTGEEVYSMAILLREEGLLDRTIIYATDINPHSLDKAKQGIYSMQSMREYAENYRIAGGRRDFSEYYTAAYGNAIIDSTLRDNVTFADHSLATDSVFSETQLVSCRNVLIYFNKDLQDRALGLFHESLCHRGFLVLGSKESVDFSAYSDHFEPLVKPERIYRKS; via the coding sequence TTGACTAGCGAACGTAACACCGACATCGAAATCAGCTTGCTGATCGAGGCTATCTACCTCAAGTACAGCTACGATTTCCGCAACTATTCCGGCGCTTCGATCAAGCGCCGGATCCTGCATGCCCTGCGCCAGTTCGATTGCTTGACGGTGTCGGCGCTGCAGGAGCGTGTGCTGCACGACCCCGGCATGTTCATGCAGTTGCTGCAGTACCTGACGATCCCGGTCAGTGAGATGTTTCGCGACCCTGGGCATTTTCTGGCACTGCGCAACGAAGTGGTACCGCTGCTGCGCACCTGGCCGTCAATCAAGGTGTGGATTGCCGGCTGCAGCACGGGTGAGGAGGTGTATTCCATGGCCATCCTGCTGCGTGAGGAGGGCCTGCTGGACCGCACCATCATCTACGCCACCGACATCAACCCGCATTCGCTGGACAAGGCCAAGCAGGGCATCTACTCGATGCAGAGCATGCGCGAGTACGCCGAGAACTACCGCATCGCCGGTGGGCGCAGGGATTTTTCCGAGTACTACACAGCGGCCTATGGCAACGCCATCATCGACAGCACCCTGCGCGACAACGTGACCTTCGCTGACCACAGCCTGGCCACCGACAGTGTGTTTTCCGAAACCCAGCTGGTGTCGTGCCGCAACGTGCTCATTTATTTCAACAAGGACCTGCAGGACCGCGCCCTGGGCCTGTTCCATGAGTCCTTGTGCCACCGCGGCTTCCTGGTGCTGGGCAGCAAGGAATCGGTGGACTTTTCTGCATACAGTGACCACTTCGAGCCGCTGGTCAAACCCGAACGGATCTACCGTAAATCATGA
- a CDS encoding chemotaxis protein CheB encodes MNGVRAVVIGASAGGVTALFTVLGGLPAGFSIPVLCVLHLPDNRHSQLAAVLQRRLQQPVHEAQDKEPLCAGQIYVAGPGYHLSVERDFTLSLSQEPPVHFSRPAIDYLFMSAADAYGDGLLGVLLTGANEDGAQGLAYIKNNGGRTIVQDPRDAQVALMPEAALALHQPDHILSLCGIEQLLAALEPSAC; translated from the coding sequence ATGAACGGCGTGCGTGCGGTGGTGATCGGTGCCTCGGCAGGCGGCGTGACGGCGCTGTTCACGGTGTTGGGCGGGTTGCCAGCCGGCTTCTCCATTCCGGTACTGTGCGTGCTGCACCTGCCGGACAACCGCCACAGCCAGCTGGCTGCAGTGCTGCAACGCCGCTTGCAGCAGCCGGTGCATGAGGCGCAAGACAAAGAACCGCTATGCGCCGGGCAGATCTACGTGGCCGGGCCAGGCTATCACCTGTCGGTGGAGCGCGATTTCACCCTGTCGTTGAGCCAGGAGCCGCCGGTGCATTTTTCCAGGCCGGCCATCGATTACCTGTTCATGTCCGCTGCCGACGCCTATGGCGACGGCCTGCTTGGCGTGCTGCTCACCGGGGCCAACGAAGACGGTGCCCAAGGGCTTGCCTATATCAAGAACAATGGCGGCCGGACCATCGTCCAGGACCCCCGTGACGCACAGGTTGCGCTGATGCCGGAGGCCGCTCTGGCCCTGCATCAGCCCGACCATATTCTTTCTTTGTGTGGCATCGAGCAGTTGCTCGCTGCCCTGGAACCCAGCGCATGCTAA
- a CDS encoding hybrid sensor histidine kinase/response regulator: MLSHTIAKLLIVDDLPENLLALDALIQGKDREVHQAQSAEAALSLLLEHEFALAILDVQMPGMNGFELAELMRGTEMTRNIPIVFVTAAGREMNYAFKGYESGAVDFLHKPLDTMAVKSKVSVFVDLYRQRKVLDRQLQALERSRQEQEVLLGQLQVARGELEHAVRMRDDFMSIVSHEVRTPLNGLILETQLRKLHLARGNLAAFSEDKLQAMVERDERQINSLIRLIEDMLDVSRIRTGKLSLQPKAFDLGQLVRGLLENFAAQATALDTHIELQRCEPLQGEWDEFRIEQVVANLLSNALRYGERKPVRVRVFEQDGLACVQVQDQGIGIGAANQQRIFQQFERVATQQAIGGLGLGLYISEQIVQAHGGRIQVESEEGKGATFTLQLPLATFEQQNDQARATSA, translated from the coding sequence ATGCTAAGCCACACCATCGCCAAATTGCTGATCGTCGACGATCTGCCGGAGAACCTGCTGGCACTCGACGCGCTGATCCAGGGCAAAGACCGTGAGGTGCACCAGGCCCAGTCTGCCGAGGCGGCGTTGTCGCTGTTGCTCGAACACGAGTTCGCCCTGGCCATCCTCGATGTGCAGATGCCGGGCATGAACGGCTTCGAACTGGCTGAGCTGATGCGCGGCACGGAAATGACCCGCAATATTCCCATTGTCTTCGTCACGGCTGCCGGGCGCGAGATGAACTATGCCTTCAAAGGTTACGAAAGCGGTGCGGTGGATTTTCTGCACAAGCCGCTCGACACCATGGCGGTGAAGAGCAAGGTATCGGTGTTCGTCGACCTCTACCGCCAACGCAAGGTGCTCGACCGCCAGCTACAGGCGCTGGAGCGCAGCCGCCAGGAGCAGGAAGTGCTGCTGGGCCAGTTGCAGGTGGCGCGGGGTGAGCTGGAACATGCGGTACGCATGCGGGATGACTTCATGTCGATCGTTTCCCACGAGGTGCGTACCCCGCTCAATGGCCTCATCCTGGAAACCCAGCTGCGCAAGCTGCACCTGGCGCGGGGCAACCTTGCCGCGTTCAGTGAAGACAAGCTGCAGGCCATGGTCGAGCGCGACGAACGGCAGATCAACAGCCTGATCCGCCTGATCGAAGACATGCTCGACGTGTCGCGCATCCGTACCGGCAAACTGTCGCTACAGCCCAAGGCCTTCGACCTGGGCCAGCTGGTGCGTGGCCTGCTGGAGAATTTTGCGGCCCAGGCCACTGCACTGGACACGCACATCGAACTGCAACGCTGCGAGCCATTGCAGGGTGAGTGGGATGAATTTCGAATTGAACAAGTGGTGGCCAACCTGTTGTCCAATGCCTTGCGTTACGGTGAACGCAAGCCGGTACGGGTGCGCGTGTTCGAGCAGGACGGCCTGGCGTGCGTGCAGGTGCAGGACCAGGGCATCGGCATTGGCGCGGCCAACCAGCAGCGTATCTTCCAGCAGTTCGAGCGGGTCGCCACCCAGCAGGCGATTGGCGGGTTGGGGTTGGGGCTGTATATATCGGAGCAGATCGTCCAGGCACACGGGGGGCGCATACAGGTCGAAAGTGAAGAGGGCAAGGGCGCTACCTTCACCTTGCAACTGCCGCTGGCTACATTCGAACAACAAAACGACCAGGCGCGGGCAACCTCTGCGTGA
- a CDS encoding response regulator yields MSEDAQDVVLVVEDEPAIRMILRDYLAGEGYHVLVAEDGEQAFAILASKPHLDLMVTDFRLPGGISGVEIAEPAVKLRPELKVIFISGYPAEILESGSPITRKAPILAKPFDLDTLHEQIQALLR; encoded by the coding sequence ATGAGTGAAGATGCACAAGATGTGGTGTTGGTCGTCGAGGACGAACCGGCGATTCGCATGATCCTGCGTGATTACCTGGCAGGTGAGGGCTACCACGTGCTGGTGGCCGAAGATGGCGAGCAGGCCTTCGCGATCCTGGCCAGCAAACCGCACCTGGACCTGATGGTGACGGACTTCCGCTTGCCGGGGGGTATCTCCGGCGTGGAGATCGCCGAACCTGCGGTGAAGTTGCGGCCGGAACTGAAGGTGATTTTCATCAGTGGCTACCCGGCGGAAATTCTCGAATCCGGCAGCCCGATCACCCGCAAGGCACCGATCCTGGCCAAGCCGTTTGACCTGGATACCTTGCATGAGCAGATCCAGGCCCTGTTGCGTTAA
- a CDS encoding TetR/AcrR family transcriptional regulator, protein MPPVNAAMRCANFEERRDRAMALFAEKGFGQVSMRELAAHVGLTAGSLYHHFPSKQDLLYDLIEELYEELQATLDQGRRAMARGTSVLSCLIAAHWQLHAERPMQFRLAERDLCCLSDDQRGRLALARKRYEAGLLRLIAPQAKLDEEALAATAHVVATLLNQLPGMLKALPEEQGLGLMESMLVGGLERTLR, encoded by the coding sequence ATGCCCCCGGTCAATGCCGCAATGCGCTGTGCCAACTTTGAAGAGCGACGTGACCGGGCCATGGCGCTGTTTGCCGAAAAGGGTTTTGGCCAGGTCAGCATGCGCGAGCTGGCGGCCCATGTAGGGCTGACTGCAGGCTCGCTGTACCATCATTTTCCCAGCAAGCAGGACCTGCTGTACGACTTGATCGAGGAGTTGTACGAGGAACTTCAGGCCACCCTGGACCAAGGCCGTCGGGCCATGGCCCGTGGGACTTCGGTCTTGAGTTGCCTGATCGCCGCGCACTGGCAATTGCATGCCGAGCGGCCGATGCAGTTTCGGCTGGCCGAGCGGGACCTTTGCTGCCTGAGCGATGACCAGCGGGGGCGCCTGGCCCTGGCGCGCAAGCGTTACGAGGCGGGGTTGCTGAGGTTGATTGCGCCGCAGGCGAAGTTGGACGAAGAGGCATTGGCGGCCACTGCGCATGTGGTGGCGACGCTGCTTAACCAGTTGCCGGGGATGCTGAAGGCATTGCCCGAGGAACAGGGGCTTGGGTTGATGGAGAGCATGCTGGTCGGGGGGTTGGAGCGGACCCTGCGGTAG
- a CDS encoding 3-hydroxybutyryl-CoA dehydrogenase has translation MSIEQIAVIGAGTMGNGIAQVCAVAGYPVLLVDVSDAALERGVATLSKNLERQVSKGTLDADKAAAAKTRIRTSTDYAQLSSAQLVIEAATESLQLKQRILQQVAANVAADCLIATNTSSLSVTQLAASIEHPERFIGVHFFNPVPMMALVEIIRGLQTSDSTYAQALVVTEKVGKTPITAGNRPGFVVNRILVPMINEAVFVRQEGLASAEDIDTGMRLGCNQPIGPLALADLIGLDTLLAIMEAFHEGFNDSKYRPAPLLKEMVAAGWLGRKSGRGFFTY, from the coding sequence ATGAGCATTGAACAGATCGCCGTGATCGGCGCCGGCACCATGGGCAACGGCATTGCCCAAGTGTGTGCAGTCGCCGGCTACCCGGTGCTGCTGGTGGATGTTTCCGACGCGGCGCTGGAGCGCGGCGTGGCCACCTTGAGCAAGAACCTTGAGCGCCAGGTCAGCAAAGGCACCCTGGATGCAGACAAGGCGGCGGCGGCGAAAACACGCATCCGCACCAGCACCGACTATGCCCAGCTCAGCAGCGCGCAACTGGTGATCGAGGCCGCCACCGAAAGCCTGCAGCTCAAGCAGCGCATCCTGCAGCAAGTGGCCGCCAACGTCGCCGCCGACTGCCTGATCGCGACCAACACCTCGTCGCTGTCGGTCACCCAGCTGGCCGCCAGCATCGAGCACCCCGAGCGCTTCATTGGCGTGCACTTCTTCAACCCGGTGCCGATGATGGCACTGGTCGAGATCATCCGCGGCCTGCAGACCAGCGACAGCACCTACGCCCAGGCACTGGTGGTGACCGAAAAGGTCGGCAAGACACCGATCACCGCCGGCAACCGCCCGGGCTTCGTGGTCAATCGCATTCTGGTGCCGATGATCAATGAAGCGGTCTTTGTGCGCCAGGAAGGCCTGGCCAGCGCCGAGGACATCGACACCGGCATGCGCCTGGGCTGCAACCAGCCGATCGGCCCGCTGGCGTTGGCCGACCTGATCGGCCTGGACACCCTGCTGGCGATCATGGAGGCCTTCCATGAAGGCTTCAACGACAGCAAGTACCGCCCTGCCCCGCTGCTCAAGGAAATGGTCGCGGCCGGTTGGCTGGGGCGCAAGAGCGGTCGCGGCTTCTTCACCTACTGA
- a CDS encoding acetyl-CoA C-acyltransferase family protein translates to MSSAEIYVVSAVRSAIGGFGGALKDLPLADLASALTRAAIERSGVAAEQVGHLVMGTVIPTEPRDAYLARVAAMNAGIPKETPAFNVNRLCGSGLQAIVSAAQCLLLGDTDVAVAAGAESMSRGPYLLPQARWGARMGDLQGIDYTVGVLHDPFQHFHMGITAENVSAKHGITREMQDELALNSQRRAARAIAEGRFDSQIVPLELKTRKGSVQFSVDEHVRSEVTAEQLAGMKPVFKKDGTVTAGNASGINDGAAGLVLASGDAVRRLGLKPLARLVGYAHAGVEPELMGMGPVPATRKVLEKTGLKVQDLDVIESNEAFAAQACAVARELGFDPEKVNPNGSGISLGHPVGATGAIIATKAIHELQRIQGRYALATMCIGGGQGIAVVFERV, encoded by the coding sequence ATGAGCAGCGCAGAAATCTACGTCGTCAGTGCCGTCCGTTCAGCCATTGGTGGCTTTGGCGGTGCCCTCAAAGACCTGCCGCTGGCCGACCTGGCCAGTGCCTTGACCCGCGCCGCCATCGAGCGCTCGGGCGTGGCCGCCGAGCAGGTAGGCCACCTGGTGATGGGCACGGTGATCCCGACCGAGCCGCGTGACGCCTACCTGGCCCGGGTGGCGGCAATGAACGCCGGCATCCCCAAGGAAACCCCTGCCTTCAACGTCAACCGCTTGTGCGGCTCGGGCCTGCAAGCCATCGTTTCGGCGGCCCAGTGCCTGCTGCTTGGGGACACCGACGTGGCCGTGGCGGCTGGCGCCGAGTCCATGAGCCGTGGCCCGTACCTGCTGCCACAGGCACGCTGGGGCGCACGCATGGGTGACCTGCAAGGGATCGACTACACCGTCGGCGTGCTGCACGACCCGTTCCAGCACTTCCACATGGGCATCACCGCCGAGAATGTGTCAGCCAAACACGGCATCACCCGCGAAATGCAGGATGAGCTGGCCCTGAACAGCCAGCGCCGCGCTGCCCGCGCCATTGCCGAAGGCCGCTTCGACAGCCAGATCGTCCCGCTGGAGCTGAAAACCCGTAAAGGCAGCGTGCAATTCAGTGTCGACGAACATGTGCGCAGCGAAGTGACTGCCGAGCAACTGGCCGGCATGAAGCCGGTGTTCAAGAAAGACGGCACCGTTACCGCCGGCAACGCCAGTGGCATCAACGATGGTGCGGCTGGCCTGGTGCTGGCCAGCGGTGACGCCGTGCGTCGCCTGGGCCTGAAGCCGCTGGCGCGCCTGGTCGGTTATGCCCACGCAGGTGTCGAGCCCGAACTGATGGGCATGGGCCCGGTCCCGGCCACCCGCAAAGTGCTGGAAAAGACCGGCCTGAAGGTGCAGGACCTGGACGTGATCGAGTCCAACGAAGCGTTCGCCGCCCAGGCCTGCGCCGTGGCCCGCGAGCTGGGCTTCGACCCGGAAAAGGTCAACCCGAATGGCTCGGGTATTTCCCTGGGCCACCCGGTGGGCGCAACGGGCGCGATCATCGCGACCAAGGCCATCCATGAACTGCAGCGCATCCAGGGCCGCTACGCCTTGGCCACCATGTGCATCGGTGGCGGCCAAGGCATTGCCGTGGTCTTCGAGCGCGTTTGA
- a CDS encoding AraC family transcriptional regulator ligand-binding domain-containing protein — MRDSDSVAVYFLNAMLHALRDRPAERDAQLRAVGIEPQLLEQPQARVPAKAFSELWLAQIQRLDDEFFRLDSHGMPLGSFALICRGLILEPNLEKALRQCLGGFGLFLRDLRGSLTVRGGRALISVQTSITDPLTRVYAEETYLVLMIGMLCWLGGRRIAIDRTELAVSRPAQEDDLLLWGPDLRLGSGRTEVEFDSACLRLPVVQDLATLKTFLRSAPQGLVIRFRNQNGRVAEVYRHLRARHSGQWPTLAALAQQQGISASTFRRQLEREGRSYQQIKDEVRRAMAFERLREGELSIAEIAEQAGFQEPSAFHRAFKKWTGQSPGSYRARLTGR, encoded by the coding sequence ATGCGCGATAGCGATTCGGTCGCCGTGTACTTTCTCAATGCCATGCTCCACGCCCTGCGCGATCGCCCAGCCGAGCGTGATGCACAACTGCGCGCGGTGGGCATCGAGCCGCAACTGCTTGAACAGCCGCAGGCGCGCGTACCGGCCAAGGCCTTTTCCGAGCTGTGGCTGGCACAGATCCAGCGCCTGGACGACGAGTTTTTCCGCCTCGACAGCCATGGCATGCCGCTGGGCAGTTTCGCCCTGATTTGCCGGGGCCTGATCCTTGAGCCGAACCTGGAAAAGGCCTTGCGCCAGTGCCTGGGTGGCTTCGGCCTGTTCCTGCGCGACCTGCGCGGCAGCCTGACGGTGCGCGGTGGGCGCGCGCTGATCAGCGTGCAGACAAGCATTACCGACCCGCTGACCCGGGTATATGCCGAGGAAACCTACCTAGTGCTGATGATCGGCATGTTGTGCTGGCTGGGCGGGCGGCGTATCGCCATCGACCGCACCGAGCTGGCAGTGTCGCGCCCGGCTCAGGAAGACGACCTGCTGTTATGGGGCCCGGACTTGCGCCTGGGCAGCGGGCGCACCGAAGTGGAGTTCGACAGCGCCTGCCTGCGCCTGCCGGTGGTGCAGGACCTGGCGACCCTGAAAACCTTTCTGCGCAGTGCGCCGCAGGGCTTGGTGATCCGCTTTCGTAACCAGAACGGGCGGGTGGCCGAGGTATACCGGCACCTGCGTGCGCGGCACTCTGGGCAGTGGCCGACACTGGCGGCGCTGGCGCAGCAGCAGGGGATCAGTGCCAGTACGTTCCGCCGGCAGCTGGAGCGGGAGGGGCGTTCGTACCAGCAGATCAAGGATGAAGTGCGCCGGGCAATGGCCTTCGAGCGGTTGCGCGAAGGCGAATTGAGCATTGCCGAGATTGCCGAACAGGCGGGGTTTCAGGAGCCCAGCGCGTTTCACCGGGCCTTCAAGAAATGGACCGGGCAGAGCCCCGGGAGCTACCGGGCGCGGTTAACCGGGCGGTAG
- a CDS encoding carboxymuconolactone decarboxylase family protein, whose amino-acid sequence MHNRIEWAKHAPEAYKAMVGLEQALAKSGLESSLLELVRLRASQINGCAYCVNLHANDARKAGETEARLQTLSVWRETAYFTPRERAALAWVESLTRLPEQGAPQGEYEALQEHFEPAEVANLTLAIATINAWNRFGVGFAMVPA is encoded by the coding sequence ATGCACAACCGTATCGAATGGGCCAAGCACGCCCCGGAAGCCTACAAAGCCATGGTCGGCCTGGAGCAGGCCCTGGCCAAGAGCGGCCTGGAGAGTTCGCTGCTGGAACTGGTGCGCCTGCGGGCTTCGCAAATAAACGGCTGCGCCTACTGCGTCAACCTGCACGCCAACGATGCACGCAAGGCCGGTGAGACCGAAGCACGCCTGCAGACCTTGAGCGTTTGGCGTGAAACCGCTTACTTCACCCCGCGTGAACGTGCGGCGCTGGCCTGGGTCGAAAGCCTGACCCGCTTGCCTGAGCAAGGCGCGCCGCAGGGGGAGTATGAAGCCTTGCAGGAGCACTTCGAACCGGCCGAAGTGGCCAACCTGACCCTGGCGATTGCTACCATCAATGCCTGGAACCGCTTCGGGGTCGGGTTTGCCATGGTGCCCGCCTGA
- a CDS encoding cyanate transporter has product MRAALNLLLVILLALNLRPILTSIGPLLEPMRASTGLGYQQAALLTALPVLCMGLVPLLQPWLRRWISEHGGMLGGLAAIALACLWRLQLDSAWALIASAVVAGLGVAVVQGMMPGLVNRWFPSRLAGAMGLYSAALMCGGGMAAVLGPHISGHFGHWQVGLGVWAVPALLALLAWSVLRPRQAAPTPGGAAGGHWFGTRRAWLLALYFGLINGGYTSMVAWLPAYHIEHGGSAQGGADLVGLMTVFQVAGALGLPLLLRRWADRRVGLWLALATQLAGFLGLLLAPTLASGLWVAMIGFGLGACFSQSLTLTLEHLKTPAEAGSLAAFVQGIGFIITGIVPYITGWLRDVSGDFQASWMLLTVTVVAMLLVTRCFNPRGYAAAIARPGATGKAAPVS; this is encoded by the coding sequence ATGAGAGCTGCTTTGAACCTGTTGCTGGTGATCCTGCTGGCGCTGAACCTGCGGCCGATCCTGACCAGTATCGGCCCGTTACTCGAACCCATGCGCGCCAGCACCGGCCTGGGCTACCAGCAGGCAGCCCTGCTGACGGCATTGCCGGTACTGTGCATGGGCCTGGTGCCGTTGCTGCAGCCGTGGCTGCGACGCTGGATCAGCGAGCATGGCGGCATGCTCGGTGGCCTGGCTGCCATTGCGCTGGCCTGCCTGTGGCGCCTGCAACTGGACAGCGCCTGGGCGTTGATTGCCAGTGCGGTGGTCGCCGGCCTGGGTGTGGCGGTGGTGCAGGGCATGATGCCGGGGCTGGTCAACCGCTGGTTCCCCAGCCGCCTGGCGGGGGCGATGGGCCTGTACTCGGCGGCATTGATGTGTGGTGGCGGCATGGCCGCCGTGCTTGGTCCACATATCAGCGGCCATTTCGGCCACTGGCAGGTCGGCCTGGGCGTGTGGGCGGTTCCGGCATTGCTGGCGCTGCTGGCCTGGTCGGTACTGCGGCCACGGCAGGCGGCGCCAACGCCGGGCGGAGCCGCTGGCGGGCACTGGTTCGGCACGCGCCGGGCCTGGTTGCTGGCCTTGTACTTCGGCCTGATCAATGGCGGCTACACCAGCATGGTGGCCTGGCTGCCGGCATACCATATCGAACACGGCGGCAGCGCTCAGGGCGGCGCCGACCTGGTTGGCCTGATGACGGTGTTCCAGGTGGCCGGCGCACTGGGGTTGCCGCTGTTGCTGCGGCGTTGGGCCGACCGCCGCGTTGGCCTGTGGTTGGCACTGGCGACCCAGTTGGCCGGCTTCCTCGGCTTGCTGCTGGCACCCACGCTGGCTTCGGGTTTGTGGGTCGCAATGATCGGTTTTGGCCTGGGCGCCTGCTTCAGCCAGAGCCTGACGCTGACCCTTGAGCACCTTAAGACCCCCGCCGAGGCTGGCAGCCTGGCCGCTTTCGTGCAGGGCATCGGCTTTATCATTACCGGGATCGTGCCGTACATCACCGGCTGGCTGCGTGACGTGAGTGGTGACTTTCAGGCGTCGTGGATGCTGCTCACCGTGACCGTGGTGGCCATGCTGCTGGTAACCCGTTGCTTCAATCCGCGTGGCTATGCTGCGGCCATCGCGCGCCCGGGCGCAACCGGCAAGGCCGCGCCGGTCAGCTGA
- a CDS encoding PLP-dependent aminotransferase family protein, producing MELHIRLEGRKGLADQLYQQLRTGIDSGHLAAGTQLPPTRLLAEQLGVSRKTVAEAYSRLTYDNLLSGVVGRGTFVTPRLPLRSNESASVPLAGAASLERWRQRATILGQRQLQAPFRYDFVGGASNKSQFPFDQWRSCLNYALRRSQRHPERQFTAQGLPELREAIAHHIAYARGVHCSAADVLVCNGAQQALDLIARILVEPGCQVAMEDPGYPPARQLFLALGARLQSVPVDDEGLCVEQIAEGTRLIYVTPSHQFPLGMPMSEPRRHALLARAAELGALIIEDDYDCEFRYHGPASDALQRLDRHGLVAYVGTFSKTLLPELRLGYAVLPPAVLQAACVAKHLSDWHSPTLLQWALARFLGEGHLNKHIRRCHEVYSARRERILTRLGGDLSPWFSAIPASAGFHLSALANTGVDVELLANLARKVEVGLYSLAPFFSEAPVRPGLLLGFGAIELLDIDPALDRVRDTLQRLS from the coding sequence ATGGAACTGCACATTCGCCTGGAAGGCCGCAAAGGCCTGGCCGACCAGCTTTACCAGCAACTGCGCACCGGTATCGACAGCGGCCACCTCGCCGCTGGCACCCAGCTACCGCCAACCCGCCTGCTGGCCGAGCAACTGGGCGTGTCGCGCAAGACCGTGGCCGAGGCCTATTCGCGGCTGACCTACGACAACCTGCTCAGCGGTGTGGTTGGCCGCGGCACGTTCGTCACCCCGCGCCTACCACTGCGCAGCAACGAATCCGCCAGCGTTCCCTTGGCCGGCGCCGCATCCCTGGAGCGTTGGCGGCAACGCGCCACCATCCTCGGCCAACGCCAGTTGCAGGCGCCCTTTCGGTATGACTTTGTCGGCGGTGCCTCAAACAAGTCGCAGTTCCCGTTCGACCAGTGGCGCAGCTGCCTGAACTACGCCTTGCGCCGCAGCCAGCGCCACCCCGAGCGGCAGTTTACGGCCCAAGGCCTGCCAGAGCTGCGCGAGGCCATTGCCCACCACATCGCCTACGCCCGCGGCGTGCACTGCAGCGCAGCCGACGTGCTGGTGTGCAACGGTGCCCAGCAAGCGCTGGACCTGATCGCCCGGATACTGGTCGAGCCGGGTTGCCAAGTGGCCATGGAAGACCCCGGCTACCCGCCGGCACGGCAACTGTTCCTGGCCCTGGGCGCCCGCCTGCAGTCCGTGCCGGTGGATGATGAAGGCCTGTGCGTGGAGCAGATCGCCGAGGGTACCCGGCTGATCTACGTAACCCCCTCGCACCAGTTCCCGCTGGGTATGCCGATGAGCGAGCCACGCCGGCACGCTCTGCTGGCACGGGCTGCCGAACTGGGTGCATTGATCATCGAAGACGACTACGACTGCGAGTTCCGCTACCACGGGCCGGCTTCGGATGCACTGCAACGCCTCGACCGGCATGGCCTGGTGGCCTATGTGGGGACCTTTTCCAAAACGTTGCTACCCGAGTTGCGCCTGGGTTACGCCGTGCTGCCGCCTGCGGTACTGCAGGCCGCCTGCGTGGCCAAGCACCTCAGTGACTGGCACAGCCCGACATTGCTGCAGTGGGCGCTGGCGCGTTTTTTGGGCGAAGGCCACCTGAACAAGCACATCCGCCGTTGCCACGAGGTTTACAGCGCCCGGCGCGAGCGCATCCTGACGCGCCTGGGCGGTGATCTGTCGCCGTGGTTCAGCGCCATCCCCGCCAGCGCCGGCTTCCACCTCAGCGCACTGGCCAACACCGGGGTCGATGTCGAGTTGCTGGCCAACCTCGCGCGCAAGGTGGAAGTCGGCCTGTATTCGCTGGCGCCATTCTTCAGCGAGGCACCGGTACGCCCGGGGCTGTTGCTGGGCTTCGGTGCGATCGAACTGTTGGACATCGACCCGGCACTGGACCGGGTACGCGATACCCTGCAACGCCTCAGCTGA
- a CDS encoding heme-binding protein: protein MHSKFVIGQAEVARVLTAARQEALARQWTVTIAVVDDGGHPLALERMDGCAPASAYIAVEKARTSALGRKETRDYEEMVNGGRTAFVTAPLLTSLEGGVPLRVDGQVVGAIGVSGVKSEQDAQVAKAGAAAL from the coding sequence ATGCATAGCAAGTTCGTGATCGGCCAGGCCGAAGTCGCCCGCGTACTGACCGCCGCCCGCCAGGAGGCCCTGGCCCGGCAATGGACCGTGACCATCGCCGTGGTCGATGACGGCGGCCATCCACTGGCTCTGGAGCGTATGGATGGCTGTGCACCGGCCAGTGCCTACATTGCCGTGGAGAAAGCCCGGACCTCGGCGCTGGGGCGCAAGGAAACACGGGATTACGAAGAAATGGTCAATGGTGGCCGCACCGCGTTCGTCACCGCACCGCTACTGACCAGCCTGGAAGGTGGCGTGCCCCTGCGGGTGGATGGCCAGGTGGTAGGTGCCATCGGTGTGTCCGGGGTCAAGTCTGAACAGGACGCCCAGGTGGCCAAGGCCGGGGCGGCTGCCCTGTAA